Proteins from one Melospiza melodia melodia isolate bMelMel2 chromosome 18, bMelMel2.pri, whole genome shotgun sequence genomic window:
- the ERI2 gene encoding ERI1 exoribonuclease 2 has translation MALGGARAAAGAAERRERDGGGPAGALKRRQRAGAAELPWPPSAWPGAGPGRDSGVRARRGRGGGGVAVGVRARRGCGGVGRPLSPVGVRRRLGLARSSARTRSGARAGAGQRFAFLIVLDFEATCWGDRDRRGPEIIEFPAVLLNTSTGAIESEFHMYVQPQEHPLLSEFCKELTGITQNQVDQGVPLNICLSQFMKWIQKIQKEKKIMFSTDSQSNSTSEAKACAFVTWTDWDLGVCLHYECRRKQLRKPDILNSWIDLKATYRAFYNRKPKGLNGALQDLGIAFEGREHSGLDDSRNTARLAWRLICDGCVLKVTKSLDKAHQKSNLISRTLTVNVTDKTPLGSKSRPETSRDVETKPLAENKHKGIAGNKINSNLQAGEQQIPCTDPSADVCVVPSSSSRTEFHARCQSSSAASPDRFPVPLGVAQPCPSPAPAGIQQGLSIGQPLRTARPSLPAQGSGLVLVSTTIPSVTVSTGDISTSSECLSLLTDWEDVALIPESQYEQNPDSVQLEGDSSTDSLTVYEEETISKQLAVTSSDNQSLEESVAPMEPRRSVVYKSPDTTIYNIGTVQRQTSKFSAFKLPSAKGNAVPAQSALTGNYSTPLEAPKRKPTSPRTCPPAKKQSFHIYQENTSSFDHSLPLRSSNLHRVFPAVLNSTVNLNEPVRAVRNGKSTPPLCNCGRRAKKLSVSNAGPNHGRAFYCCPVGKQGGNKKSCGYFKWEYALLKEKSSGLTFNADAVTSLGTVPSNSENSSNKKYWCLRPSMRT, from the exons ATGGCGCTGGGCGGCGCCAGGGCCGCGGCCGGAGCAGCCGAGCGCCGAGAGCGCGATGGGGGCGGGCCCGCGGGAGCTTTGAAACGGCGGCAGCGCGCTGGGGCGGcggagctgccatggccaccaaGCGCCTGGCCAggtgcggggccggggcgcgaCAGCGGTGTCCGGGCGCGGAGGGGCCGCGGCGGTGGCGGTGTTGCTGTTGGTGTCCGGGCTCGGAGGGGCTGCGGCGGTGTCGGGCGGCCCCTGAGCCCGGTCGGTGTCCGCAGGCGGCTGGGGCTGGCGCGGAGCAGCGCACGGACGCGGAGCGGGgcgcgggcgggcgcggggcagCGCTTCGCCTTCCTGATCGTCCTGGACTTCGAGGCCACGTGCTGGGGAGACCGCGACCGGCGCGGGCCCGAGATCA TTGAATTTCCAGCAGTCCTGTTAAACACCTCAACAGGAGCCATTGAATCTGAATTCCACATGTATGTGCAGCCCCAGGAGCATCCTCTTCTCTCTGAATTCTGTAAAGAACTAACTGGCATAACACAG AATCAAGTGGACCAAGGGGTGCCTCTCAACATTTGCTTATCACAGTTTATGAAATGGATTCAGAAGATacagaaggagaagaaaattaTGTTCAGTACAGATAGTCAGAGTAATTCTACTTCAGAAGCAAAAGCGTGTGCCTTTGTAACATGGACAG ACTGGGACCTGGGTGTGTGTTTGCACTATGAgtgcaggaggaagcagctgcgcAAACCCGACATTCTGAATTCCTGGATTGATCTCAAAGCGACCTACAGG GCCTTCTATAACAGAAAGCCTAAGGGGCTCAATGGGGCTTTGCAGGATTTGGGGATAGCTTTTGAAGGACGGGAACATTCTG GGTTGGATGATTCCCGGAACACTGCTCGTCTTGCTTGGAGGCTGATTTGTGATGGATGTGTGCTCAAAGTTACTAAATCTTTGGATAAG GCACATCAGAAGAGTAATTTAATTTCCAGAACACTGACTGTAAATGTCACTGACAAGACTCCACTGGGAAGTAAGAGCAGACCTGAAACATCTAGAGATGTTGAAACAAAACCTCTGGCTGAGAACAAACACAAGGGTATTGCTGGAAACAAGATAAATTCTAATCtccaggctggggagcagcagatcCCTTGCACTGATCCCTCTGCAGATGTCTGTGTTGTACCCAGCAGCAGCTCAAGGACTGAATTCCATGCTCGATGCCAAAGCTcttcagcagcatctcctgacaggTTTCCTGTTCccctgggtgtggcacagccgtgtcccagccctgcaccaGCAGGCATCCAGCAGGGACTGAGCATTGGGCAGCCTCTGAGAACAGCCAGGCCcagcctcccagcacagggctcagGGCTGGTGCTGGTCTCCACCACCATCCCCTCAGTCACTGTCTCCACTGGGGACATCAGCACCAGCTCTGAGTGCCTGTCTCTGCTGACAGACTGGGAAGATGTTGCTTTGATACCAGAATCTCAATATGAACAAAATCCAGACTCTGTTCAGCTCGAGGGTGACTCAAGTACAGACAGTCTAACCGTGTATGAAGAAGAAACTATTTCAAAACAATTGGCTGTGACAAGTTCAGATAATCAGAGTTTGGAGGAAAGTGTGGCACCCATGGAACCCCGGAGGTCTGTTGTTTACAAAAGTCCTGATACTACAATCTATAATATAGGGACAGTTCAAAGGCAGACTTCAAAATTTTCAGCTTTCAAGTTACCATCTGCAAAGGGAAATGCTGTTCCAGCACAATCAGCATTAACTGGAAATTACTCTACTCCATTAGAGGCTCCTAAAAGAAAGCCAACTAGTCCAAGAACATGCCCACCAGCAAAAAAGCAGTCTTTTCATATATATCAAGAGAACACTTCCTCTTTTGATCACTCCTTACCTTTGAGAAGTTCAAATTTGCACAGAGTATTTCCTGCAGTTCTGAACTCCACAGTAAATCTGAATGAGCCTGTGAGAGCTGTGAGAAATGGAAAATCAACTCCCCCTCTGTGTAACTGTGGCCGAAGAGCCAAAAAACTCTCTGTGTCAAATGCTGGCCCAAATCATGGCAGAGCATTTTATTGTTGTCCTGTTGGCAAGCAAGGAGGAAATAAGAAAAGTTGTGGATACTTCAAGTGGGAATATGCGCTTCTGAAAGAGAAATCTAGTGGTCTCACCTTTAATGCAGATGCTGTGACCTCTCTTGGAACTGTTCCTAGTAATTCAGAGAATTCTTCCAACAAAAAATATTGGTGTCTTAGACCCTCTATGAGAACTTGA